The Equus quagga isolate Etosha38 chromosome 2, UCLA_HA_Equagga_1.0, whole genome shotgun sequence genome has a window encoding:
- the ZNF774 gene encoding zinc finger protein 774 → MMWLGTSGKSGLPGPCLQNPLQGHHPAHVEEWALNGISRPSVISQLEQKEEPWVLPLPNFEVRKILRESHTDFENQVVKLNRDISETAEQCGTSSARANKDISQTPSWGGNWERGLELEGQHGTLPREGHQGPFSQEKDLNKLLAGYVGKKPVCEECGKSFNQSSYLVRHLRTHTGERPYKCIECGKGFKQSSDLVTHRRTHTGEKPYQCSGCERKFSDSSTLVKHQRTHTGERPYECPECGKTFGRKPHLIMHQRTHTGEKPYTCLECHKSFSRSSNFITHQRTHTGVKPYRCHNCGENFSQSSDLTKHQRTHTGERPFQCPECGKGFRDSSHFVAHMSTHSGERPFSCPHCHKSFSQSSHLATHQRTHTGERPFKCDDCGKGFTDSSALVKHQRIHTGERPYKCGECGKSFNQSSHFITHQRIHLGDRPYPCPECGKTFNQRSHFLTHQRTHTGEKPFHCSKCDKSFRQKAHLLCHQNTHLI, encoded by the exons ATGATGTGGCTGGGGACTTCAGGGAAGAGTGGGTTACCTGGACCCTGCTTACAGAATCCTCTTCAGGGACACCACCCAGCACACGTAGAAGAATGGGCTCTCAACGG CATTTCTAGACCAAGTGTGATCTCCCAGCTGGAGCAGAAAGAGGAGCCATGGGTCCTGCCACTCCCGAATTTTGAGGTGAGGAAGATCCTACGGGAAAGTCACACAG ACTTTGAGAATCAGGTGGTAAAACTCAATCGGGACATTTCTGAAACAGCAGAACAATGTGGAACATCCTCAGCAAGGGCCAATAAAGATATTTCTCAGACTCCTAGCTGGGGAGGAAACTGGGAGAGGGGCCTTGAATTAGAAGGGCAACATGGAACTCTTCCAAGAGAGGGCCATCAGGGTCCCTTTTCGCAGGAGAAGGATTTAAACAAGCTCCTGGCTGGATATGTAGGAAAGAAGCCTGTGTGTGAAGAATGTGGGAAAAGCTTTAACCAGAGTTCCTATCTCGTGAGACACCTCAGAACCCATACTGGTGAGAGGCCTTATAAATGCATTGAATGTGGGAAAGGCTTCAAACAGAGTTCCGACCTGGTCACCCATCGCAGaacacacacaggagagaagccctacCAATGCAGTGGGTGTGAGAGGAAATTCAGCGACAGCTCGACGCTCGTCAAACATCAGAGAACCCACACGGGCGAGAGACCCTACGAGTGCCCAGAGTGTGGGAAGACTTTTGGGCGGAAGCCCCACCTCATAATGCATCAAAGGACCCACACGGGAGAGAAGCCCTACACGTGCCTCGAATGTCATAAAAGCTTTAGTCGAAGCTCCAATTTCATCACCCACCAGAGGACCCACACGGGAGTGAAGCCGTACAGATGTCATAACTGTGGGGAGAATTTTAGCCAGAGCTCAGATTTGACTAAGCACCAACGAACCCACACAGGAGAACGGCCCTTTCAGTGCCCAGAGTGCGGGAAGGGCTTTAGAGACAGCTCTCATTTCGTAGCTCACATGAGCACCCACTCGGGAGAGAGGCCCTTCAGCTGTCCTCATTGCCACAAGAGTTTCAGTCAGAGCTCACATCTGGCCACGCACCAGAGAACTCACACAGGCGAGAGGCCTTTTAAGTGCGATGACTGTGGGAAAGGGTTCACCGACAGCTCTGCCCTCGTTAAGCACCAACGGATCCACACGGGGGAAAGACCCTATAAATGTGGCGAGTGTGGGAAGAGCTTCAATCAGAGCTCCCACTTCATTACCCACCAACGGATCCACTTGGGAGACAGACCCTATCCGTGTCCTGAGTGTGGCAAAACCTTCAATCAGCGCTCCCATTTTCTCACCCACCAGAGaacacacacaggagaaaaacctTTTCACTGTAGTAAGTGTGACAAGAGCTTCCGTCAGAAAGCACATCTTTTATGTCACCAAAACACCCATTTGATTTAG